A segment of the Bacillus licheniformis DSM 13 = ATCC 14580 genome:
TGAAATAAAGGCAAATAACGCAAAGGACAAAACATTAAGGCAGAGGATGAACGCACATCCCCTGCCTTTTTTATTTGGCAAGCCCCCAAGGCGAAAATAACAGGTAAATGCAGGCCATCAGGCAAATCACAAGAACAGAAGCAAGTTTGGCATGCTTCCATGGCTGCAAATCTACCTTGGCATTTTTCTCAAGCTTGAATTCCGACGGCCTTGGCTTCAATCTTCCGATGAAAAGCATCAAGAGGACGGAAAACGGAAACAGAACAGCCAATATATATAGAAAATGAATATGGCCGAAATAGATTTTTGAGATGGTATACAATACAATGTGTGCAAATATCGCCCATTTCACTGCAAGCGCCGGCACTTTTTTCGAAAAAAATCCAACGACGACGGCAGCCAATACAGGAACATTGAAAAAACCGAACATTTCCTGCAGATAATTGTAAAGGCCAGACGGCGCAAACAAAATAAAAGGTGCGATGATAATCGATACCGCGGCCAGGATCACCACAAAGATCCTTCCGGTTTTCACGAGCTCTTCCTCTTTTGCCTCTGGCTTGAAGAGCGGTTTGTATAAATCCAATGTAAACAACGTGATCGTACTGTTCAGCGAACCGTTAAACGAGCTGAGAATCGCTCCGAATAAGATCGCGGCAAAGACGCCAATCAGTGCAGTCGGCAGCAAATCAACGATCAGCCTCGGATAAACGGTGTCAGCGTTTTGAATATGGCCTCCGTAAAGGTGATAAGCAATAACGCCGGGTAGAACGAGATAAAACACACCGATCGTTTTAAATACACCGGCCAGCAATGCGCCTTTCTGCCCTTCAGCCAAGTTTTTGGCTCCGAGCGCCCGCTGAACGATCGACTGATTAACAGCCCAATAAAATAAGTTGTTCACAAGCAGTCCTGTAAAAATCGTCGGCCACGGCACTTCTGCAGAGTTGTCCGCTGTAATGGCATTCAGCTTTTCCTTATGTACACTCGTCAGCTCTGTATAGCCGCTCAAGAGGCTGCCGTCTCCTATTGCCATAATTCCGAGCACAAAGATGAACAGACCGCCAAGAATTAAACCGACGCCATAAATGGCATCAGCCGAGGCCGCGGCTTTGAGTCCCCCGAAAAATATGTAGCAGCAGCTTGCGGCGCCGATCACAAGCGAGATTAAAAAAACAGTCACTAACGTATTGATCCCAAGCGCGGATGAAATGTTGAATACTTGATCGAGAACGAGCGCCCCGGAGTACAAAACGGTTGGCAGAAACGAGGTCGCATATCCCAGAAGCAGCAGGATCGAGACGATTTGCCGCGTTCTTTGATCATAGCGCTTTTCAAGAAAGTCGGGTATCGTCGTGACTCCGGAACTGAGATACCTCGGTAAAAAGACAAATGCCAGCATAATGAGCGCAAGCGGTGCTGTAACCTCCCACGCCATCGCACTCATGGTTCCCGAATAGCTTTGCCCGTTTAATCCAACCATTTGTTCCGTTGACAAATTGGTTAAAAGCAGCGAACTTCCGATATAGAGGGCAGTGAGACTGCGCCCGCCGAGAAAATAGCCGTCTGACGTTTTTAAATCAATATCTTTTGTCCTCAAATAAGAAAAAATAAAAATTCCTGCATTAATCAATAAAAATGTCATGATAATCCACACCAATACTTCTGCAACTCCTTTTTAGATCAGCTGATATGTATTTATCTATTGAACTACCCATTTGCCAATCTAAAAAAACATCAAAATAGAAAAAAAGATGCAGAAAACAGAAAAAAGACACTGATCATCTTCATGGTCAGTGTCCATCAATGGTAAACCTATTATTTTAAAACTTTAACTTTAACCGTTTTAACGCCCCAGTTTTTTGCTGCGGATTTGCTTGGAACAAATACGTCGATTTTGTTCCCCTTGATCGCACCGCCGGTATCGGCAGCGGTCGCTTCTCCGTAGCCTTCCACATACACCTTGGATCCAAGCGGGATTACGTTTGGATCCACCGCAATAACCTTGGCGTTTTTATTGGCCTTCAGATCGATACCCGTGGCTGTCACGCCTGTCATACCGCCGTCATTGGCAGTGTATGCCGTTGCTGTAACCGTCAGTTCTTTGGCAGTGCTTTGAGATACGTTTGAACGGGAAGCCGGTTCTTTTTCCTGCTTAGGTGCAGGGGCAGGCGCAGCCTTCTCGACTTTCGCTTCTTTTTGTACGGCAGGCTTTGTTTCCGCAGGTTGCGCCGCAGCAGCCTGGACCGTCGCCTGTCCGTCAACAGTTATGGATGTATTCGGGTAAATGATATCTGATTTTATGTTGTTCCAATTTTTAAGGTCATTCACTGAAACGCCGAATTTTTGGGCGATTTTCCAGAGAGTGTCTCCCTTTTTAATGGTATATTGTTTCTTTTCTTCTGTCTGTTTTTCAGAAACGTTCAGCTTTTGTCCCGGAATAATCAAGTCAGAGGAAAGCTGATTCCATTCTTTTAAGTCCTGCAGATTTACCCCTTGTTTTTGCGAGATTCCCCAAAGGGTGTCACCTTTTTGGACTGTTACTTCTTTTGCAGAGGCACTCGCTCCGAATGCAGTTGAAGATAATGCTGCAACTGCAACAAAGGACATAAACGTCTTCTTCATAAGTAAATCCTCCCTTGTTAGCTTTTTATTGTCCGGCTAACAGGAGCAATCGTAACATATGAAAATGTCAAATCAATAACAAAACAATTTGTTTTTGATTACAGTTGTTTTACGAGGAGGAATTTCAGCCGCCCTAAAATCGGCCGAAATTCAGATGTATCAAGGGTTCCAATCGTTTTTCAACTGAAATAGGAGATTTACTAAAAAAAATTTTACATATATAAATTTTGGGTTTTTATGCTTCTTTCTCAGTTTTATAGGCTTGAAGCTCCTGTAGAAATACAGCTCCGTATTTTACTCTTTTTTGTTCTCCCACTCCTTTGACTGACAAAAGCTCTTCGTCTGTCAGAGGGACTTTCCCGCTCATTTCCCGCAGCGTTTCGTCAGAGAATACAACAAAAGGAGGCACGCCTTGTTCCTGAGCAAGCTTTCTGCGCAGCGCCCTTAACCGTTCAAACAATTCGTCATCTTTAACGATTTGATTTGTTTGCATTTTTTCTTTGCGCATCACCGCTTCCCGGCCGAGCAAAACGTTTCGCCCCTTGTTGGCGACAAAGAGAACAGGATATGTCCCGTCGGACATTTTGATGTACTCATCTGCGATTAAAAACTCTATAAAATCGCTTATGTCGGCAATAGACCGTTTCTTTAAAATTCCGTAAGTCGATAATTGCTGGAAGCCGTTTTCGGTCACTTTCTTATTTTTCGAACCTGCCAGAACTTGCGCCACCATGGTTTTTCCGAACCTTTCTCCCATGCGGATGATGCAGGACAGCACCATCTGTGCCTCCTTCGTCACATCGGTGATGCTTCGGGTGTCGAGACAGCTGCCGCACCTGCCGCAGTCTTCGGTTGGAACTTCGCCAAAATAAGAAAGAATAAACCGTTCGAGACAGCCTTCCGTATGGCAAAAATCAACCATTTGCCTCAGTTTTTTCACGTCTTGCGCCCGAATGTCTTCATCTTCTGTCGACTGTTCGATTAAAAACCGCTGAAGCCGAATGTCCTGAGGGGAAAACAGCAGGATGCACTCGCTGTCAAGGCCGTCGCGTCCGGCTCGTCCCGCCTCCTGGTAGTAGCTCTCCATATTTTTTGGAATTTGGGCATGAATCACATAGCGGATATTGGATTTATCGATGCCCATTCCAAACGCCGAGGTCGCTGTCATTACACTGATCTCATCATTTAAAAAGAGATCCTGCTGCCGGTCTCTTTCTTCATCATCCATCCCGCCGTGATAGCACCCGGCCGCAATTCCTTTTTGAGAGAGGCGGCTTGATATTCTTTCGGCTTCCTTTCTTGTCGCTGTATAGATAATTCCCGCCTCTGAGCGGTTTTTCTCCACATATGATTCGATAAAACGGTCCCTGTTTTCGCCTTTTAAAATTTTAAACGTCAAATTATCCCGTGAAAAACCGGTAAAAACCGTGTTCTCTTTTTCGATCCCGAGCTGTGTGCAAATATCCTCATGAACCTCGGGCGTTGCGGTAGCCGTCAACGCCAATACAACCGGGCGGGTGCCGAGGCTATTTAAAAAGCCTTCAATATGTCTGTAGCTCGGCCTGAAATCATGTCCCCACTGTGAAATGCAATGAGCTTCATCAATGGCTACCAGCGGAATATGAATGTGGGAAATCGCGCGAATGAATTCGGGAGACGTCAGCCGCTCAGGTGTTACATAAAAGAGCTTGTAGCCGCCTTCCTTAAATACGGAGAGCCGCTCAGCGATTTCGTTATGGCCTAAAGAACTGTTCACGTACGCAGCTTGAATTCCAAGCTGATTTAAAGCATCCACCTGGTCCTTCATCAAGGAAATTAAAGGAGAGATCACAATGGTTGTCCCTTCCATAAGGAGCGCGGGAATTTGGTAGCAGATTGATTTGCCTCCGCCCGTCGGCATAATGCATGCTGTATCTCGCTTTTCAGAAACGACAGATTGAATGGCTTTCTTCTGCCCCGGGCGCAGTGAAGGATAGCCAAAATAGTGCTGCAATAGTGCTTCGGCTTTCTCTAGCATATAAATGAAACCCTCTCTTATCATTAAACTTCTTCCTGTCCCCCATGATATCATATTTAAACCGGCAATCAGCCTCTCCCCGTAAAATCGTCTAATCGATAAAGAAAATTCATTTTTAGATGTAAAGCGTCAGAAAATCAAATGTATTGGGACTCGCCATCATTAAATCCCGGTCTGTTGTTCAGCTAATAATCGCAAGCGCTCCGCTTCCTCCCGGCAAAGCGTTTTGTATGCCAAGGCTCCGGCAATACTCGCTCCGTCAGATGCATCGCGGCGCAGAGCGGATAGCTCTGACAGCACAGCTGCCGCGTCGTCTTGTAAAATTCCGCGGTCATGCAGCATTTGAATCAATTCATCGCCTTCAAGGCGGATCGCATCTTGATCAAATGTTGAGGCTGTTTCCCGCAGAACATTGTGAACATCTGACCAAGCGCTTTCGATCATGTTTTCCCCTCGCTGCGCTGACCGTACAGAAGTCAGTCCCGATAACCTTTTTTCCCGTACGGAGACGAGCTCCTGAAGCCTTTTGTCAAACTCCAATTCAAAATCCTTATATTTCAGTTTGATCAATTCCTTCATTCGATCGGACAAAGGCTCCTTTAGCAGCAAAACGCAAATCATCAAGGCAGCTGGCCATGCCAATGATTGAACCATCGCAGAAACAAATTCAAGCCAATCCATAAAATCAGCCTCCGTTTCAAAAGGAAAGTTGTTTTGTGAAAGACCAGGTGGTAATGTTGAATCGAAAGGAAAATTTTGCATATTAAGGGGTGTCGTTATACCATGTGGTTCATCATCATACTGATGATCATTTTGATTGGATTTGCAGGAAACATCGTTGCCATGTTGCGAACGATTGTAAAGCAGAATGATAGAATCATCAGCCTCTTTGAGAATGAAATCAACAAAAACCATTAGACAAATGCCCAGGAAATGGAGAAATCGCAGAAGATACAAACGAACTGAAAACAGCCACTCTCCCTAATTCGGGACAAATAAGGAACCGATCATTTTCCGTATTGAGAGGCGGATTCTTTTTTATGATGCCTAAGATGGCGATGGATCGGTTTACAACTATATTAAATTGAATATTCAGATTAGTAAATATGAGTAAAGTCCTCACCTCTCTAACCGATACACATGTTAAGGAGGTGGTTATGTTGGATATTGCTGTTTTATCAATGGCCATGAGTCAGGCGGCTCTTTATCAAAACGTGCAAATGTCGCTGACAAAGACGGCTTTGGATACCGCCGAACAAAGCGCACAGCAGCTCGTAGACATGGTGCAGGCGCCACATCCCGTTTCAGGACATCATATTGACTTGAAAGGCTAAGGCCGAAACATACATTCAGCAGGCTGCGAAGTCTGCCGGATGTATGTTTTCCCGAAGAAATTTGTGAAAAAAACCGCTGCAACCTCTTTATTTTTTCAGGTTTTTGTACTATAATATTGTTCTGTGTCCCAGTAGCTCAGGTGGATAGAGCAACAGCCTCCTAAGCTGTGTGTCGGGAGTTCGAATCTCTCCTGGGACGTTTCAAATGTAAAGAGGCAAGCCCTTGTATGCCAAGGGTTTGCCTCTTTTGTTAATGGCCGTGTTGTTGGTGCTTTAAAATAAAGTTGATCAAAACGGATTCTTATCCAACGAATTTAAGTTTCGGTTGCATAAAAAAGTTTGAATATTTTCTGGTTGCTTTTGCGAAAGATAATTTCACGATTTACTTGGTTAAATTAAAGCTTTGCTCAATTAAGTTATAAACTTCTTCTGAATCTATTCGTTCTAAAACAATTGATATCCAATTTTCCTTATCCATATGATAACCAGGTAAAATACTCTTTCCATTTCTTAAACTGCCACTTATTTCTGGAGGGCATTTTAAATTCAGAATATCTATTTCGTCATTTCCATCTAAGCCTAACTTTTCCGGAAGAACATTCATTACAAGACCATACCATTTTTCGGTAGTTTCATGTCTTAAAGCGGCATAGTTTGGAAATTTTTGAAATGGGTAATCTGGCGATGTCCCGAATTTTTCTTTGACGTGCTTAAAGATATCTTCTCTTGTTAACATACTGAATCATTCCTCCAACAACTCAAATAGATTTTCGGCATTTGCCGATCCAGAGGGAACAATGGTGAATTTTTTGCAGTCATGATGTGAAGGTGGACATGTTTTACTAACCGTCAATATTAAGGCTTTTATTTTGATCTGTTGTTATTTCCTTTGGAATTCAACTTCATTTTTCTTTTATATTAAACAATTTGGCCCTTTGCCGTATATACTTCTTTTACAATAAGAAACCCTTTTGACATATTCTATCCAAACATAGGCGAATTTTTCACCCTAATACATTGAGTGCGAATGTCTAAACCGGCACTCCTCATCTCATTTTCAAATGCTATCTGATAGGCAGAAGGATGAAACACATAAATCGCGGCTTTATCTTCCATTTCTTGAGTAATTCTGAAAGACGTCTCTTAAAAATTCATCAAATTGATCAGCTGCCATTTCATCATTCAGAATCGTCTTCCTCAACATGAAGAACCTCTGAATCTCCCGAGAAATCTAAAAGGAGCTCCACTAATTCTTCTCCCGAAAATCCTGTCATTAAAAGTGTTATTTAATTCAGCAAGATGCAGCTGGAGCTTTTCCTCATCCCAGTCGCCGCAGATCTTATTTTTCCTCAGCCTCATCCAGATTTACAACTGAAACCAGGAGAGTCTTTGGTCCTTTTTCCATGAGGATTTTAAAGCGTTGGTTGCCGCCTGCAAGGTTGCCAATCCTTTCATTCCAGACTAACGGTTCAACTGTTCAAAAGCGTTTCATAGACTGTTTCAGTGTTTCATATTCTGAAGCACCCGGCTGCAAGTGTGGATTGTATGGAGCCGGGTTAATTTTTCTATGGAATTTCACGAATGTTCATGACCTCCAAGAAAAAAAGCATCCATTGAGATGCTTTATAAATTGATATTTATTTATGATAGATAGTTAACTTTTTGCATGATCCTTTTTATTTGTTGTATCTCATCGACTGTATATTTAGCAGGCTTTAAAACCTCATTCTTAAAATACTCGCACAAACTTGCTTTTGAGGTAAATCTATTCTTATCTTTTGTAGAATAATCTATTACACGATTTTCTTTGTCCTCCGGATAACCAAAATAGACTATAGGCTCAACATAGTTGAATTTATTATTATAGGTTATGAGAAAATTCCTGAGTTTATACATTGTGTCCATGACTTGATTTCTCGGGTTATCATAATAAGAAATATTTATAGAATTTTTTTGCTCGGAATCCTTATCTATATTGCTATTTTTCATAAAAATGATTGTCTTCTCTGTATCACTATTCGCTTTCGGAAATAATTGTTCAAAGACAAATGAAAAATCATTTGCAATTGATTCCGCATTTTTACGATTAATCCCATGGATAACTGTTCCACGCCAATACTTGGTTTCTATAATATAGATATCTGATGGCAAAATAACTAAATGATCAATTTGCCTGGTTTTTGTCTCCCCATTTTCTTCATAGGGTACAAATACGTTTCCCATTATAACCATCTCGTTTTCATTTATTTTCCCCTCAGAAATAAGCTTTTCTTTTAATTCCGTTAAAATAGTGTGGGTAATAACTTCACCGCTATTTCTTGAATACTTTTTAAGATTGTTTATATATTCATCCATCTTTACAATCTTGTTCTTCAGAAAATCGTTTTCATTTAAGAATTCATTTTTTTGATTAATATTCATGACTTCAGCTTGTTGTAAAGCAGCGGAAGCCTCTTTATGAGCTTGCACCAGGTGATCTTGATATGTTTGCTCTAGATTTTTTAATTCACGTTCTAAATTGTTTTGATGAATTTTTTTTGCCTCTTTTAATTTCCAGATCATATAACCAGAAAAGCCAAGAAGAACAATAATAGCTAATGTAGACACCGGTCTCCTCCTAGACAGAATATGATTCTACATTTTATTACAAATAAACCTTTTTTTGAAGAGTCCAGAGAAAAAAACAAATCGAATTCCTTTTTATCCCTTCAAGTTATTTTCCGCTATTAAAAAAGCACGTTTCCAGATGATGAAAACGTGCAACTGTAAATCAACTTCTAATCTAACTTCACCAAGTAATCAATATCGTCCTTAACTCTCTCTTCAGTATTACTGCTATTTGTATCAGCTAAAAACGGATGATATACCAGTTGTAATGTGTCTGTACTCCCTTAGGAGTACACCTGGGGCGGGTGGTCAATCCCTCTTATTCATCCCCCTTTTCTCTCGGGGTTCCTGATGATGTTTTTGGTGCTCTGGAGGCTGAGTCGTGCGTTCCAGCTCCTTTGTATCTTGTCCCATTCCTTTTAAAAAGGAGAAAAGCAGCGTAACTGCTTTGTTGATTTCCGGGTCTTTGAGCGAGCGGATGATATCAAAATAACCTGTTTTCTCTTCGCTGTCCTTCTGTTCCACCGCGTTTGCCACCCCCGCATTCACTTTCAAAATGAGAGGTTCAAGCTGTTTTACATCCAGCATGCCAAGCGTTCCGAACAGAAGAAGCAGATTTTTCAGTGTATTGGCCGTTTCCTCTGTATCTGCCTTTTTCACTAAGATGTCAAGAACTTTATCTCCTTGGCCAAAAAGGCCGCGCAGCAATGGCAATACACCACGCTCGTTCATGTGGCCAATCATATGCAGCATTTCAAGAATGGCTTCCTTATTTTCGACTAATGCATCCTCTATTTCTTTCATATCACGCTTTCTCTGGTCCTCTTCGGTTATCTCGATTTTCTGAATTCGTTTAATCGCTCTAGCCATTATGCCCAATCCCCCTTTTCACAGCGTCGCCAGGGAAAATATAATCCTTCCGCGCCCATTTCTTTTGTACCTGCACACCGATTTGCGGCTGCGGATTGCCGTTGCGGTGATTGATCTTAGGCAGCGGATTGCTTCCGTCGCGCTTCAAAATTTCCATCTTGGCTGATGTTTCTTTGTACGCAGGCGTATCGGTATCCTTATCAGCATGGCTGCCTGTTAACAGGTTGATCGCTGCTTCTCCTGAATCGTTCATTGGCAGATATACTTCCTTCCCTTTGACACGATCAGTGATCAAGCACTTCACTTTGACATTTCCGAAAGGCGATGTGAGTCTGACAAGGGTTCCGTCCTGAATCCCCCTTTCTGCCGCGAGTTCAGGAGAAATTTCTAAGAACACTTCCGGTGTTTTCTTTGAAATGCCTTTTGATTTGTAGGTCAGGTTCCCTTCGTGGAAATGCTCCAAGAGCCGCCCATTGTTGACGTGGATATCATATTCCTCTCCGAACTCTTCAGGTTCTGTCCAATGCACAGGATAGAGAATGGCTTTGCCGTCTGGGAAAGGGAAGCGCTCAGTAAAAAGTAAAGGCGAATCCTTTCCATCAGCGCTTACAGGCCATTGCAGGGAATTGTAGCCTTCAAGCCGTTCATAGGTGACACCCGCATAAATCGGAGACAGCTTGGCTGCTTCCTCCATAATGTCAGCAGGGTGCTCATAGTGCCAGTCAGCGCCAAGCTTATTGGCAACTTCCATAATAATCTGCCAATCCGGCTTTGATTCGCCCAGCGGTTCAAACACCTGATAAAGCCGCTGAATCCGGCGTTCTGTGTTTGTAAAGGTTCCCTCTTTTTCAAGGCTCGGGCTCGCAGGAAGAACAACATCGGCAAACTCGGCTGTACGTGAAAAGAAAATATCCTGCACCACAAAGAAATCAAGCTTTTCATATGCGGCGTGTACATGATTGATATTGGAATCGACCAGACCCATTTCTTCACCTTTTACATACATCGCTTTCAGCTTGCCAGAGTGGATTTTTTCGATCATTTCGTGGTTGGTCATGCCCGGCTCCTTCGGCAGCGGTACACCCCATGCCTGCTCGTATTTTTGGCGGACTTGTTCGTCCGTCACTTTTTCATAGCCCGGCAGTCTGTCAGGCATGCTTCCGAAGTCACTTGCTCCCTGCACGTTGTTATGGCCGCGCAATGGGTAAGAGCCCGCTCCCGGTTTTCCGTAGTTTCCTGTCACAAGCAGCAGATTAGAGATTGCTGTGCTCGTGTCGCTTCCGCCAATATGCTGTGTCACCCCCATGGCCCACAATGCGCACACACTGTCAGCCTGGCCAATCATCTCCGCCATTTGGATGAGGGTTTCTTGATCAATCCCGGTTTTCTCCTCGGCATATTCAAGGGTATACGGCGTGAGGCTTTTCACATATTCATCCCGTCCGTTCACTCTTTCCTGCAAAAAGCGTTCATCGGCCTTGCCGTTTTCAATTAAATATTTGGCGATGGCATTCAGCCAGACGATATCTGATCCGGCACGCGGCTGAACA
Coding sequences within it:
- a CDS encoding solute:sodium symporter family transporter, which produces MVWIIMTFLLINAGIFIFSYLRTKDIDLKTSDGYFLGGRSLTALYIGSSLLLTNLSTEQMVGLNGQSYSGTMSAMAWEVTAPLALIMLAFVFLPRYLSSGVTTIPDFLEKRYDQRTRQIVSILLLLGYATSFLPTVLYSGALVLDQVFNISSALGINTLVTVFLISLVIGAASCCYIFFGGLKAAASADAIYGVGLILGGLFIFVLGIMAIGDGSLLSGYTELTSVHKEKLNAITADNSAEVPWPTIFTGLLVNNLFYWAVNQSIVQRALGAKNLAEGQKGALLAGVFKTIGVFYLVLPGVIAYHLYGGHIQNADTVYPRLIVDLLPTALIGVFAAILFGAILSSFNGSLNSTITLFTLDLYKPLFKPEAKEEELVKTGRIFVVILAAVSIIIAPFILFAPSGLYNYLQEMFGFFNVPVLAAVVVGFFSKKVPALAVKWAIFAHIVLYTISKIYFGHIHFLYILAVLFPFSVLLMLFIGRLKPRPSEFKLEKNAKVDLQPWKHAKLASVLVICLMACIYLLFSPWGLAK
- a CDS encoding 3D domain-containing protein gives rise to the protein MKKTFMSFVAVAALSSTAFGASASAKEVTVQKGDTLWGISQKQGVNLQDLKEWNQLSSDLIIPGQKLNVSEKQTEEKKQYTIKKGDTLWKIAQKFGVSVNDLKNWNNIKSDIIYPNTSITVDGQATVQAAAAQPAETKPAVQKEAKVEKAAPAPAPKQEKEPASRSNVSQSTAKELTVTATAYTANDGGMTGVTATGIDLKANKNAKVIAVDPNVIPLGSKVYVEGYGEATAADTGGAIKGNKIDVFVPSKSAAKNWGVKTVKVKVLK
- the recQ gene encoding DNA helicase RecQ; the protein is MLEKAEALLQHYFGYPSLRPGQKKAIQSVVSEKRDTACIMPTGGGKSICYQIPALLMEGTTIVISPLISLMKDQVDALNQLGIQAAYVNSSLGHNEIAERLSVFKEGGYKLFYVTPERLTSPEFIRAISHIHIPLVAIDEAHCISQWGHDFRPSYRHIEGFLNSLGTRPVVLALTATATPEVHEDICTQLGIEKENTVFTGFSRDNLTFKILKGENRDRFIESYVEKNRSEAGIIYTATRKEAERISSRLSQKGIAAGCYHGGMDDEERDRQQDLFLNDEISVMTATSAFGMGIDKSNIRYVIHAQIPKNMESYYQEAGRAGRDGLDSECILLFSPQDIRLQRFLIEQSTEDEDIRAQDVKKLRQMVDFCHTEGCLERFILSYFGEVPTEDCGRCGSCLDTRSITDVTKEAQMVLSCIIRMGERFGKTMVAQVLAGSKNKKVTENGFQQLSTYGILKKRSIADISDFIEFLIADEYIKMSDGTYPVLFVANKGRNVLLGREAVMRKEKMQTNQIVKDDELFERLRALRRKLAQEQGVPPFVVFSDETLREMSGKVPLTDEELLSVKGVGEQKRVKYGAVFLQELQAYKTEKEA
- a CDS encoding YjfB family protein, which codes for MLDIAVLSMAMSQAALYQNVQMSLTKTALDTAEQSAQQLVDMVQAPHPVSGHHIDLKG
- a CDS encoding MmcQ/YjbR family DNA-binding protein produces the protein MLTREDIFKHVKEKFGTSPDYPFQKFPNYAALRHETTEKWYGLVMNVLPEKLGLDGNDEIDILNLKCPPEISGSLRNGKSILPGYHMDKENWISIVLERIDSEEVYNLIEQSFNLTK
- a CDS encoding nuclease-related domain-containing protein, coding for MSTLAIIVLLGFSGYMIWKLKEAKKIHQNNLERELKNLEQTYQDHLVQAHKEASAALQQAEVMNINQKNEFLNENDFLKNKIVKMDEYINNLKKYSRNSGEVITHTILTELKEKLISEGKINENEMVIMGNVFVPYEENGETKTRQIDHLVILPSDIYIIETKYWRGTVIHGINRKNAESIANDFSFVFEQLFPKANSDTEKTIIFMKNSNIDKDSEQKNSINISYYDNPRNQVMDTMYKLRNFLITYNNKFNYVEPIVYFGYPEDKENRVIDYSTKDKNRFTSKASLCEYFKNEVLKPAKYTVDEIQQIKRIMQKVNYLS
- a CDS encoding DUF1641 domain-containing protein — protein: MARAIKRIQKIEITEEDQRKRDMKEIEDALVENKEAILEMLHMIGHMNERGVLPLLRGLFGQGDKVLDILVKKADTEETANTLKNLLLLFGTLGMLDVKQLEPLILKVNAGVANAVEQKDSEEKTGYFDIIRSLKDPEINKAVTLLFSFLKGMGQDTKELERTTQPPEHQKHHQEPREKRGMNKRD
- the fdhF gene encoding formate dehydrogenase subunit alpha — protein: MAEQKKITINGVEMEASEEQTVLQLLNNSSIEVPQICYHPSLGPIETCDTCIVSINGELKRSCSAEVKDGDVIDTLSPDVKKAQVIGMDKILYNHELYCTVCDYNNGGCEIHNTVKEMKVNHQSIPFDQKPYHKDESNPFYRYDPDQCILCGRCVEACQDVQVTETLTIDWERKRPRVIWDNDVPINESSCVSCGHCSTVCPCNAMMEKGMEGEAGYLTGIDDETLRPMIEITKGVETGYGSILAISDMESAMRDERIKKTKTVCTYCGVGCSFDVWTKGRDILKVEPQEEAPANGISTCVKGKFGWDFINSEERLTKPLIREGDHFREAEWEEALTLIASKFTDLKEEFGPDSLAFITSSKCTNEESYLMQKLARGIIGTNNVDNCSRYCQSPATAGLFRTVGYGGDSGSIADIAQADLVLIIGSNTSESHPVLSTRIKRAHKLRGQKVIVADIRKHEMAERSDLFVQPRAGSDIVWLNAIAKYLIENGKADERFLQERVNGRDEYVKSLTPYTLEYAEEKTGIDQETLIQMAEMIGQADSVCALWAMGVTQHIGGSDTSTAISNLLLVTGNYGKPGAGSYPLRGHNNVQGASDFGSMPDRLPGYEKVTDEQVRQKYEQAWGVPLPKEPGMTNHEMIEKIHSGKLKAMYVKGEEMGLVDSNINHVHAAYEKLDFFVVQDIFFSRTAEFADVVLPASPSLEKEGTFTNTERRIQRLYQVFEPLGESKPDWQIIMEVANKLGADWHYEHPADIMEEAAKLSPIYAGVTYERLEGYNSLQWPVSADGKDSPLLFTERFPFPDGKAILYPVHWTEPEEFGEEYDIHVNNGRLLEHFHEGNLTYKSKGISKKTPEVFLEISPELAAERGIQDGTLVRLTSPFGNVKVKCLITDRVKGKEVYLPMNDSGEAAINLLTGSHADKDTDTPAYKETSAKMEILKRDGSNPLPKINHRNGNPQPQIGVQVQKKWARKDYIFPGDAVKRGIGHNG